One genomic segment of Leptospira sp. GIMC2001 includes these proteins:
- a CDS encoding Rha family transcriptional regulator: MKLEKIDQTKTMSSFEIAELTNKRHDNVMTDVRTMLEKLSLHAPDFSGTQKYGNNNTREVFNLPYRETMILVSGYSVELRAKVVDRWIELERQVKRSKKQLSPERVESIRTRNSFTKTLEEHGCNKPAHFINITYIQKDGLNIPRKKKKAEYSNTELLLTTATEALSTFHLIAQDVHGYHNIKPIASHVADVVYDGSYGIIEERKKLIGKLESTSLMVSKND; this comes from the coding sequence ATGAAATTAGAGAAAATAGATCAAACCAAAACAATGTCCAGCTTCGAAATTGCTGAACTTACGAATAAGCGTCACGATAATGTGATGACAGATGTTCGTACAATGTTGGAAAAGTTAAGTTTGCACGCTCCTGATTTTTCAGGAACGCAAAAATATGGGAATAATAATACCAGGGAGGTGTTTAATCTTCCTTACCGTGAAACGATGATTCTTGTCTCAGGCTACTCGGTCGAACTAAGAGCCAAGGTTGTAGATCGATGGATTGAACTCGAAAGGCAAGTTAAGAGATCCAAAAAACAACTTTCTCCTGAAAGAGTAGAATCAATACGAACTCGAAACAGTTTCACTAAAACCTTGGAAGAGCACGGTTGTAATAAGCCAGCTCACTTTATAAACATAACATACATTCAAAAAGATGGATTAAATATCCCGAGAAAAAAGAAAAAAGCAGAGTATTCAAATACAGAACTTCTTCTCACTACAGCGACAGAAGCCCTATCAACTTTCCATTTAATTGCGCAAGATGTACATGGATATCATAACATAAAACCAATCGCGTCACATGTTGCGGATGTTGTCTATGATGGAAGTTACGGAATTATCGAAGAAAGAAAGAAACTAATCGGTAAGTTGGAGTCAACATCACTGATGGTATCCAAGAATGATTGA
- a CDS encoding PBECR3 domain-containing polyvalent protein, with product MDKRITEFVKGIKGSQKADAKYLDRKLVNGKWQYIYATVQKVNAEAKAAQNSFLSKIASVFGINTEQAKNKAEDEYKVHSIELKGVSLTDWVSHFNRYFQEKEKIDSKFNKDRILDSGKSKELTENTKSNSNDQSQSTEKKSNYKVSIFKLLYELYGDKGLSSKVENSDSKDNSTDLESFARDTINSKSNEFKVREISKVNPIVAEKIKQILGEKVDNYTHTISSYEVKHIINNHGGEKERLRGQLPIGVEDFNKIKEVLDSPDQIKESRLSHQGLRTLEFSKKIDDEYYVVEEVSPAKGAFVAKTFYKKKVVQGGVNRMPFDPQHLTSETFPPSPIEQNTAVSELSQVQNQDPNLSDSWTSENYRFKDIGYVAGSRKELASMNIRNWAKEGKRIRSTDIDWDDLESNPREAEKLITKSNIFGEVNWESLKESGMSAEAGYILSKVYKSIPTLPADSNPAGRKHYVEGVQLVRDRLEKHKTLDGLLSEIGQIRDEFYGVLYDEKEAERVKILEAESRDIAIKNLEYNKEMYRLADESSSIQARKTAIEKANKVGIYSFNRNKKGLKDPLVHLPAEAKKKYQELLTAEKELTQKRIKHKESNAYFSEQTYESHSDGNGGVVSRLRSGYSSDFNRIRTEKAAIDKVARIRYAGTDQFKNLMALGEDFVKSVHWKSSKNSFARDVVSAQHGSIPKDWNWENKEKKSSITKETTKGGVSFYLKVADKIERKGGRSITIESTKELVDTFGFANVQSGNWVLRDLTSAQFHTQKSAEAFMDLADILGIQDKDVSLDGNLSMAFGARGTGGFQGGASAHYEPVNRVINITKMKGGGSLAHEWFHAIDNIIMAKYGDSWQKFGTSSPDTITNEKLKTAFNKVTRLLEDGDNPEIVVVQYPETTSKLIKSNMDRLFKNQNWKDFSKEEGIQKIKDRFNYNITVSKLKDLDKEIDAIKKKDKSKYAGFYLEGSRKSLKKSLKAANSWLDVWHAYSGNKEVVDLADDSQPVKIQKGVIKVPSGKKISNFKMRAQELDNAQNKKTPYWSSTIEMAARGFQSFVEDSLEKVNRKNDYLSSYADNKYYNDPIFGKTFPFPEGEERTKLNEAYLELFKALKEENGFHDLRAFAKSFFFQKQSINFDLFKAKLVIKKFLKGQQVA from the coding sequence ATGGACAAAAGGATTACTGAGTTTGTTAAAGGGATCAAAGGATCTCAAAAGGCTGATGCGAAGTATTTAGATCGAAAACTGGTTAACGGAAAGTGGCAATACATTTACGCTACAGTCCAAAAAGTGAATGCGGAAGCCAAAGCAGCCCAGAACTCTTTCCTCTCTAAAATAGCATCCGTTTTCGGGATAAACACCGAGCAGGCCAAGAACAAAGCTGAGGATGAATACAAAGTCCACTCCATTGAATTAAAAGGTGTTTCTCTAACCGATTGGGTATCTCATTTTAATAGATACTTCCAAGAGAAAGAAAAGATAGATTCCAAGTTTAATAAAGATCGAATTCTTGACTCTGGAAAATCCAAAGAGCTTACCGAGAATACAAAATCGAATTCCAACGATCAAAGCCAGTCAACAGAGAAAAAATCCAATTACAAGGTATCGATCTTCAAGCTTTTATATGAGCTATACGGTGATAAAGGACTGTCCTCAAAAGTCGAGAATTCTGATTCCAAAGATAATTCTACTGATCTTGAGTCATTCGCTCGGGATACTATCAATTCCAAGTCCAATGAATTTAAAGTGCGAGAAATCTCTAAAGTCAATCCAATTGTTGCTGAAAAGATCAAGCAAATATTAGGTGAGAAGGTCGATAATTACACGCACACTATTTCAAGTTACGAAGTAAAACATATTATTAATAATCATGGTGGTGAAAAGGAGCGATTACGAGGGCAGCTACCAATTGGAGTCGAAGATTTTAATAAGATAAAAGAAGTTTTGGATAGTCCTGATCAAATCAAAGAATCCAGACTATCCCACCAAGGTCTTAGGACATTGGAATTTTCCAAGAAAATTGATGATGAATATTATGTTGTTGAAGAAGTGAGTCCTGCAAAAGGAGCCTTTGTCGCAAAGACTTTTTATAAAAAAAAGGTGGTTCAGGGTGGCGTGAACCGGATGCCTTTCGACCCCCAACACTTAACGTCCGAAACGTTTCCCCCGTCCCCAATTGAACAGAATACAGCTGTATCAGAATTAAGTCAAGTTCAAAATCAAGATCCAAATCTCTCCGATTCATGGACAAGTGAAAACTATCGGTTTAAAGATATCGGTTATGTGGCAGGTTCAAGAAAAGAATTAGCTTCGATGAATATTAGAAATTGGGCGAAAGAAGGAAAAAGAATCAGGTCAACGGATATTGATTGGGATGATCTTGAAAGCAATCCACGAGAAGCGGAAAAACTTATTACAAAATCTAATATTTTTGGAGAAGTGAATTGGGAGAGTCTCAAAGAATCTGGAATGTCGGCAGAGGCTGGTTACATTCTTTCTAAAGTATATAAGTCTATACCTACTCTACCTGCAGACAGCAATCCAGCGGGACGTAAGCATTATGTGGAGGGTGTCCAATTGGTTCGAGATCGATTGGAAAAACATAAAACACTGGACGGCCTTCTCTCGGAGATTGGTCAAATTCGAGATGAGTTTTATGGAGTCCTTTACGATGAAAAAGAAGCCGAGAGAGTAAAAATATTAGAAGCTGAAAGCAGAGATATCGCGATCAAGAATCTTGAATATAATAAAGAAATGTATCGCTTAGCAGATGAATCAAGTTCAATCCAGGCGAGAAAAACCGCTATTGAAAAAGCAAATAAAGTTGGAATCTATTCATTCAATAGGAATAAGAAAGGTCTGAAAGATCCATTGGTTCATTTGCCAGCCGAAGCCAAAAAGAAATATCAAGAACTCTTGACCGCAGAAAAAGAACTTACACAAAAGAGAATAAAACATAAAGAAAGTAATGCCTATTTTTCAGAGCAAACTTATGAATCGCATTCCGATGGAAATGGAGGCGTTGTCTCTAGGCTTAGAAGCGGATACTCATCAGACTTCAATAGAATCAGAACAGAGAAAGCAGCAATAGATAAAGTAGCTAGAATTCGGTATGCTGGAACCGACCAATTCAAAAACTTAATGGCTTTAGGTGAAGACTTTGTGAAGTCCGTTCATTGGAAATCTAGTAAGAATTCTTTTGCTCGTGATGTGGTCAGCGCACAACATGGAAGTATTCCGAAAGACTGGAATTGGGAGAATAAAGAAAAGAAGTCATCTATAACCAAGGAAACTACCAAAGGTGGTGTTTCATTCTATCTTAAGGTTGCAGATAAAATAGAAAGGAAAGGTGGAAGATCGATTACGATTGAATCGACCAAGGAACTCGTTGATACTTTTGGATTCGCAAACGTCCAATCAGGAAACTGGGTTCTTCGAGATTTAACCTCCGCTCAATTCCATACTCAGAAAAGTGCGGAAGCGTTCATGGATCTTGCGGACATCCTGGGAATCCAGGACAAGGATGTTTCTCTCGATGGGAATCTTTCTATGGCCTTTGGTGCCAGAGGGACAGGTGGATTTCAAGGAGGGGCAAGCGCACATTATGAACCTGTAAATCGAGTCATAAACATTACCAAGATGAAAGGTGGGGGCTCACTCGCTCATGAGTGGTTCCATGCAATTGATAACATCATCATGGCAAAATACGGAGACAGCTGGCAGAAATTCGGAACGTCTAGTCCCGATACAATTACCAATGAGAAACTGAAAACAGCGTTCAACAAAGTAACCAGATTACTTGAGGACGGAGATAATCCTGAGATCGTTGTCGTCCAATATCCTGAAACCACTTCCAAGTTGATAAAATCAAATATGGATCGATTGTTTAAGAACCAAAACTGGAAGGATTTTAGTAAAGAAGAAGGAATTCAGAAAATCAAAGATCGATTTAATTACAATATAACAGTAAGCAAACTTAAAGATTTGGATAAGGAAATCGATGCGATCAAGAAAAAAGATAAAAGTAAATATGCTGGATTCTATCTCGAAGGAAGCCGTAAGTCCTTAAAAAAGAGTCTTAAGGCAGCAAACAGCTGGTTGGATGTTTGGCATGCTTACTCTGGAAACAAGGAAGTGGTGGATCTTGCTGATGATTCACAACCTGTCAAGATTCAGAAAGGAGTAATAAAAGTTCCTTCCGGAAAGAAAATCTCAAATTTCAAAATGAGAGCTCAAGAACTTGACAATGCACAAAATAAGAAAACACCTTATTGGAGTTCGACAATCGAAATGGCAGCCAGAGGATTTCAGTCCTTTGTTGAAGACTCACTAGAAAAAGTAAATAGGAAGAATGATTACCTTTCTAGCTACGCGGACAATAAATACTACAATGATCCGATTTTTGGTAAGACTTTTCCATTCCCGGAAGGTGAAGAACGAACAAAACTGAACGAAGCGTATCTAGAGCTATTCAAAGCTCTAAAAGAAGAAAACGGCTTTCATGACCTTCGGGCATTTGCTAAGTCTTTCTTTTTCCAAAAACAATCCATCAATTTCGACCTATTTAAAGCGAAACTCGTGATCAAGAAATTTCTCAAAGGACAGCAGGTAGCATAA
- a CDS encoding phage portal protein, translated as MRQEKEVKGRVIEESKIFEPTPEGIAEFRKSAIYQPARKAVEQAVKINNQIHDILASAKDRKNPIYSDEQFAMIDRGVKVRPIYRVPTDDLRNISYSSSLIGGIHQIVSDDVSMYCQYQKDPGYKFELKDPNEKIDGKLQLEMDELGKMLLIMGDKSSHDWRERNRMHEVLEMATRDTLAVDEVCYLRTYNAFGKLIDVRYLDPGTMFKVDPRKGYSGDKRITHVQMIRGRVIETFEAGRIVLRNKNNLSDVRMNGFGFSPIEQCLIEIMSLLFTIKHNADRFNSRNPPKVLLTAENNISKADQERLELEWENAYYGGRDSFKVPMLFGSGKMQVHNLDVSDDFEFDKVLQMSSSLIIAAHGMDAAQLGLKLYQSTALSEPSTDGRQHFARDRMHGAIMGFHQDCLNELIDPPDDLPFRLVFTGVKTEDLSKKADLSDKEFKTFKSLDELRKERDLPTMKEEADEYLRLGIFSEEEAKAHAKLGALRGNQYYAQAFTKTITPPVQQQIPGQEMGGGQGLPAPAGGSMNSDGLEDLPWNEEDFGEFDNGA; from the coding sequence ATGAGGCAAGAGAAAGAAGTGAAAGGCAGGGTGATCGAAGAATCAAAAATCTTTGAGCCAACACCTGAGGGTATAGCTGAATTCAGAAAGTCCGCTATCTACCAACCTGCCAGAAAAGCAGTTGAGCAAGCTGTAAAGATCAATAACCAGATTCATGACATTCTCGCAAGTGCCAAAGATCGTAAGAATCCGATTTATTCAGATGAACAATTTGCGATGATTGATCGCGGTGTGAAAGTAAGACCGATTTACAGAGTTCCCACAGATGATCTGAGGAATATCTCGTACTCGAGTTCTCTCATCGGTGGTATTCACCAAATAGTCTCCGATGACGTTTCTATGTACTGCCAGTATCAAAAAGATCCAGGCTATAAATTCGAGCTCAAAGATCCGAACGAAAAGATCGATGGTAAGCTTCAGTTGGAAATGGATGAACTTGGGAAAATGCTTTTGATCATGGGAGACAAATCCTCTCACGACTGGCGTGAACGAAATAGAATGCATGAAGTATTGGAGATGGCTACTCGGGACACTCTGGCAGTCGATGAAGTGTGCTACCTTCGAACCTACAACGCGTTTGGAAAGCTGATAGACGTTCGATATCTTGATCCAGGCACCATGTTTAAAGTTGATCCACGGAAAGGCTACTCAGGGGACAAACGAATCACTCACGTTCAAATGATTCGAGGTCGTGTCATAGAGACTTTCGAAGCTGGTAGAATTGTACTCCGGAATAAGAACAATCTATCGGACGTGAGAATGAACGGTTTCGGATTTTCACCCATCGAGCAATGTTTAATAGAAATCATGTCCCTGCTCTTCACTATAAAGCACAACGCGGATCGATTCAATTCCAGGAATCCTCCTAAGGTATTGCTCACGGCCGAAAACAACATCTCGAAAGCCGACCAAGAAAGATTGGAATTGGAATGGGAAAATGCTTATTACGGAGGTCGCGATTCGTTCAAGGTTCCGATGCTCTTTGGTTCAGGAAAAATGCAGGTTCACAATCTAGATGTATCCGATGACTTCGAGTTCGATAAAGTCCTTCAGATGTCTAGCTCTTTGATCATAGCAGCTCATGGAATGGATGCTGCTCAATTAGGACTCAAACTCTATCAGTCAACAGCTCTCTCAGAACCTTCTACAGACGGAAGACAACATTTTGCTCGTGACCGTATGCACGGAGCGATCATGGGATTTCACCAAGATTGTCTCAACGAACTAATTGATCCACCGGACGACCTTCCCTTTCGTCTTGTGTTTACGGGAGTTAAAACAGAAGACCTTTCCAAGAAAGCTGATCTCTCTGACAAAGAGTTCAAGACTTTTAAGTCCTTGGATGAACTCAGAAAAGAGCGCGATCTTCCAACCATGAAGGAAGAAGCGGACGAATATCTGAGACTTGGTATTTTCTCTGAGGAAGAAGCGAAGGCTCATGCAAAACTTGGAGCACTTAGAGGAAACCAGTATTATGCTCAGGCTTTCACCAAGACAATCACTCCACCAGTTCAACAACAAATACCAGGTCAAGAAATGGGAGGTGGACAAGGACTTCCAGCTCCTGCAGGTGGTTCAATGAATAGTGACGGATTGGAGGATCTTCCATGGAATGAAGAAGACTTTGGGGAATTCGATAATGGAGCCTGA